The sequence below is a genomic window from Curtobacterium sp. MCPF17_002.
TGACGGGTGGTGATGCGGCCGGAGCTGTTGCGGCCACCGGTCTTCGGCAGCGGACGAAGCAGCGACTTCTCCGGCGTCGAACGGGTGATCTCAGCGAAGTCGGCGACCGACGAGCCGCGACGACCGGGGGTCGTCGGCTTGTAGTTACGAATAGCCATGATTTATCCCTCTGGTCCTCAGCCGACAGCCGTGAAGATGTCGATCGAACCGGACTTGAGCGTCACGATGGCACGCTTGGTGTCCTTGCGCTTGCCCAGGCCGAAGCGCGTGCGACGGGTCTTGCCCGGACGGTTCAGCGTGTTGATGCTCGCGACCTTGACGTCGAAGATCTTCTCGATGGCGAGCTTGATCTCGGTCTTGTTCGAGCGGGGGTCCACGATGAACGTGTACTTGCCCTGGTCGATCAGGCCGTAGCTCTTCTCCGAGACGACCGGCGAGATGATGATGTCGCGCGGGTCCTTGTTGAAGCCGCTCATGCGGAGATCTCCTTCGCGGTCTTCGACGCGATGAAGGCGTCGAGTGCGCTCTTGCTGAAGACGAGCGCGTCGGCCTTGAGCACGTCGTAGGCGTTGAGCTGGCCGTACGAGAGCGCGTGGACGTTCGGCAGGTTGCGGATCGACTTGAGCGTCAGCTCGTCGTCCGACTCGAGCACGACGAGCACGTGCTTGACGGGCGCGACCTTCTCGAGCAGCGTGCGGGCGGTCTTGGTCGACGGCACCTCGGCCTCGACGAAGCCCTCCACAGCGGAGATGCGGCCACCGCGGGCGCGGTCCGAGAGCGAGCCGAGCAGAGCAGCGGCGATCATCTTCTTCGGGGTGCGCTGCGAGTAGTCGCGCGGGGTCGGTCCGTGGACGACGCCACCGCCGGTGTGCTCCGGAGCACGGACCGAACCCTGACGGGCGCGGCCGGTGCCCTTCTGCTTGAACGGCTTGCGACCGGCACCGCGGACTTCGCCGCGGTTCTTGGTCTTGTGGGTGCCCTGACGCGCGGCTGCGAGCTGCGCGGTGACGACCTGGTGGATCAGCGGGACGTTGGTCTCGACGTCGAAGAGCTCGGCGGGGAGCTCGACCGAGCCGGACTTGGTGCCCGATGCGTCGAGGACGTCGATCGTGGTTGCGGTCGTGGTGGCCATGATCACTTACCCTTCACGGCGGTGCGGACGAAGACGGAGCGGCCGCGGGCACCGGGGATCGCGCCCTTGACGAGCAGCAGACCCTTCTCGGCGTCGACGGCGTGCACCGTGAGGTTGAGGACGGTGACGCGGTCGCCACCCATACGACCAGCCATGCGCATGCCCTTGAAGACACGCGACGGGGTCGAGGAAGCACCGATCGAGCCGGGCTTGCGGTGGTTGCGGTGCGCACCGTGCGAGGCGCCGACGCCGTGGAAGCCGTGGCGCTTCATGACACCCGCGAAGCCCTTGCCCTTGGACGTTCCGACGACGTCGACCTTCTGGCCGGCCTCGAACGTGTCCACGGTGAGCTCCTGGCCGAGCGTGTACTCGGCGGAGTCGTTGGTGCGGATCTCGGTGAGGGTGCGACGCGGGGTGACCCCGGCGGCCTCGAAGTGACCAGCGGCGGGCTTGTTCACCTTGCGCGGGTCGATGGCGCCGGCGGCGATCTGGATCGCCTCGTAGCCGTCGCGCTCGACGTTGCGGATCTGGGTGACCACGTTCGGGCCGACCTCGATCACGGTGACGGGGATGAACTTGTTGTTCTCGTCCCACACCTGGGTCATCCCGAGCTTCTTGCCGAGGAGGCCCTTGACGGACTTGGTTGAATTCGCCATCAGTCCAGCCCCCTTACAGCTTGATCTCGATGTTGACGTCCGCCGGGAGGTCGAGTCGCATGAGCGAGTCGACGGCCTTCGGCGTCGGGTCCACGATGTCGATGACCCGCTTGTGCGTGCGCTTCTCGAAGTGCTCGCGCGAGTCCTTGTACTTGTGAGGAGAACGGATCACGGTGACCACGTTCTTCTCGGTGGGGAGCGGCACCGGGCCGACCACGGTTGCACCGGCACGGGTCACCGTGTCGACGATCTTCCGGGCCGACGTGTCGATGACCTCGTGGTCATACGACTTGAGCCGGATGCGGATCTTCTGTCCCGCCATGTGTCTCTTGTCCTCTCTGCGCCGCGCACCCTCGGGCCGCCTGACGCCGCCGCCACCGTGCATTCCTGCAGGGCTTGGCTGTTTTCCTGAACCAACCGGACGCATCCGCTGGGGATGACCGCTGTTCACCTGTCAACCGCGCGGGGCGACCATGGCCGTCCAGCGTGGGCATGTCGTTTCCCCCACGTCCGGACACAGCTGTGGCCGGGCGCTCTCGAGGGATTCGATCGTGTTCTGCTGCCTGCGGCCCAACCCAGCCCTGCTGAACAGGGGGGTTGTGCACTGCCAGAGCAGTGATCCTGCGCACACAGGTGCGCGGAATTCGGAACCGGACAAGTCTCGCATAGGCACCGCTTCCGTGCAACCCGGGCGTGTCGCGATCCACGGGCGTGTCGGGATCGGCTCGCTTCCCCGGATCCACGGGGATCGGCGGGCCTGGAGGCGCGGGCCGGCCCCGGTACGCGACATGCCCCCCGGAGATGGTCCGGAGGGCATGTCGTGGGTGCGGTGAGCGCGCTACTCGGCGACCACCGGCGGGACGAACCACGGGGGGAAGACCGCGACCCGGGGAGCGTGTCCGCCGTGGTCCTGCAGCACCGCCTTGACGGTCTGTCGGACGCGGTCGTTCGGCACGCCGATCACCGCGACGGCGGAGAACGGGACGCTCGGCCCGGCGAGCAGCTCGAGGCCGAGCATCTCCGGGTCCGTGAAGTCCGTCCTGCGGATGAGGTTCGTCGCGGCCCCGGGACCGACGGCGAACCGGACGTCCTCGGCCTCGGCGTCCTGGTCGGCGACGATCACCGACTCCCCGAAGGCCGAGACGGGCACGACGAGCATGATGTACTCGGTCGCCTTGGTCCGACGTGCGGCGTCGGACCAGCGCTCGCCCTCGGCACCGCTGCGGAGCTCGTCCCAGCGGGTGGCGTCGGGCGAGAGCGTGAACGGCACGTGCGAGGCGACCGGGGAGCCGTCGGGCGCGGTGGCCTCGGCGCGGGCCGTGCGGGCGGCTGGCGACGCGACGTCGACGACCGGTGTGACGGCGTCGGACGCGAGGATCGCGCCGGACCCGACGATGTCGTCGAGGTTGTCCACGTGGGTCACGTGGTGGGCCCGGAGCGACGCGAAGTCACGCGCCTCGGGGAGGTCGGGCACCGGTGACCGCAGCGAGGACGCGGGGGTGGCGGCCTGGCCGGGGACCGTCCGGAGCGAGGTGGTGATCCGGGTACGCCGGGGCGTCGGGGTGGGGATCTCGGACGCCGCTCGCTGGCGCGGGGCGCAGATGTCGCAGAGCTCGGTCTCGAATCCGTGGATGCACTCGTCAGTCACGACTGGTGGGGGTCCTTCCGTGCCCGTGTGGGGGTGGTCGGGCACGATATCCAACGGTACGTCATCTCAGCGAGTTCGGGGTCACTGTCGGTACAGGAGGGCACGGACCTCGGACTCCGCGGCGTGGATCCGGCGCGGGTCGATGGTCTCGCCGTGGTCGTACGCGTCGAGGAGGCGCGGGTCGATGTAGCTCTGGCGACACACCGTCGGGGTGTTGCCGAGTTCGTCGCTGGCGACCTTCACGGCGTGCGAGACCGCCTTCTTCCGCTTCGCCTGTGACGACTGCGGCCCCGTCTGGGCGAGGTCGACGGCCGCGGCGACGGTGCCGTGCAGGGTCCGGAAGTCCTTCGCGGTGAACTCCTCGCCGGCACGCTCCTTGACGTAGGCGTTGATGTCCTCGGCGGAGAGCGGCTCCCACTCGGCGCCGCGACGTTCCCGGAACGAGAGCAGGCGGGCGTTCGGTCCGCGGCGCTTCATGCCCGCGATGACGGGAGCGAGGTCCGGGTCGTGGATCGACGAGGACCACTCCTGGCCGCTCTTGCCGGGGAAGTCGAGCTCGATGTCGTCGCCCGAGACGTGGGCGTGGGCGCAGAGGAGCGTGGAGAGCCCCCGGCTGCCGTGCTCGGACGCGTACCGTTCCGACCCGACCCGCAGCGATCCCTGGTCGAGCATCCGGAACGCCGCAGCGAGCGCGCGCTGCCGGTCCGGCTCCGGCCGACGGAGGTCCTGCGTGACCATCCGGCGTGCGGCCGGCAGGGACTCGGCGAGGGCGAGGGCACGGTCGTACTTGATCCGGTCCATCCGCTCGCGCCAGCCCGGGTGGTACATGTACTGCCGCCGGCCGGCGCCGTCGATGCCGGTGGCGAGGATGTGGCCGTTCTCGTACGGCGAGATCCAGACGTCGTCCCACGCGGGCGGGATGACGAAGTCCTCGAGGCGCTGCCGGACCTCCGGGTCGGTGACGGTCTTGCCGTCCGGGTCGCGGTACGAGAACCCGCGGCCGCTGCGGACGCGGTGGTAGCCGCGACCGTTGGTCGCGGAGCGGCGGAGACGTGTCACGCCGTCGATGCAACACGCTGACGCCTGTGATCGGAGACGGTCTCGGCGCCGGAGCAGCGTGACGGGCCCGGTCACGTCCCTCAGGGCTGCGCTGACGGCCCGGGCGGTCCCCCTGGTACGACGGCGTCCGCGGAGCCCTCCGGGGGCGTGCACGACGCCGTGAGGACTCCGGTCCGGACGGTGCGGGCGGCGCAACGAGAAAGCGGGGCCGAGCCCGAAGGCCCGACCCCGCTTCAGCAGGTAACCGGAGTTACTTGGTGATCTCCTCGACCGTACCGGCACCGACCGTACGACCACCCTCACGGATGGCGAAACGGAGGCCCGGCTCCATGGCGATCGGCTGGATCAGCTCGACGCTCATGGAGACGGTGTCGCCGGGCATGACCATCTCGGTGCCCTCGGGCAGCGTGATGACGCCGGTGACGTCCGTGGTGCGGAAGTAGAACTGCGGGCGGTAGTTCGCGTAGAACGGGTTGTGACGCCCACCCTCGTCCTTGGTCAGGATGTACGCGTTCGCCTTGAAGTCCGTGTGCGGCGTGACCGAACCCGGCTTGACGACGACCTGGCCGCGCTCCACGTCCTCGCGCTTGAGGCCACGGATGAGCAGACCGGTGTTGTCACCAGCCACAGCCTTGTCGAGCAGCTTGCGGAACATCTCGATGCCCGTGACCGTGGTCTTCTGCGTCGCGCGGATACCGACGATCTCGACCTCGGAGTTGAGGTCGAGCGTGCCACGCTCGACACGACCGGTGACGACCGTGCCACGACCGGTGATCGTGAAGACGTCCTCGATCGGCATCAGGAACGGCTGGTCGGTGGAGCGCACCGGGTCCGGAACGGACTCGTCGACGGCGGCCATCAGGTCCTGGACGGACTTGACCCACTTCTCGTCGCCCTCGAGCGCCTTGAGCGCCGAGACCTGCACGACGGGAGCGTCCTCGTCGAACTCCTGCGAGCCGAGCAGCTCGCGGACCTCGAGCTCGACGAGCTCCAGGATCTCCTCGTCGTCCACCATGTCGGACTTGTTCAGCGCGACGACGATGTACGGGACGCCGACCTGACGGGCGAGCAGCACGTGCTCACGCGTCTGGGGCATCGGGCCGTCGGTGGCGGCGACCACGAGGATCGCGCCGTCCATCTGCGCCGCACCCGTGATCATGTTCTTCACGTAGTCGGCGTGACCCGGAGCGTCGACGTGCGCGTAGTGACGCTTCTCGGTCTGGTACTCGACGTGCGAGATGTTGATCGTGATACCGCGGTCGCGCTCCTCGGGAGCGCTGTCGATCTGCGCGAAGTCACGGGCCTCGTTGAGGTCCGGGTACTGGTCGTGCAGAACCTTGGTGATCGCCGCCGTGAGCGTGGTCTTGCCGTGGTCGACGTGACCGATGGTTCCGATGTTGACGTGCGGCTTGGTGCGCTCGAACTTGGCCTTGGCCACTGGGGTCCTCCTCAGGACTCGGAAGCGACACCCCCGGCCGGCCCAGATGGGCTCGGGATCGTTGGTGCGCGGTTTGTGTCTTTACTTTACTTGGTGGCGAGGGGCCCGTCGCCGGGCTCCCCCGCCTGTGGAGAAACGCTGGAGCGTTACTCCCCCGCGTTCTTCGCGATGATCTCCTCGGCGACCTTGGCCGGGACCTGGCTGTAGGTCTCGAAGGTCATCGAGTAGACGGCACGACCAGAGGTCTTCGACCGCAGGTCGCCGACGTAGCCGAACATCTCGGACAGCGGCACGCTCGCGCGGACCACCTTGACGCCGGAAGCGTCCTCCATCGAGGCGATCTGGCCACGACGGGAGTTCAGGTCACCGATGACGTCGCCCATGTACTCCTCGGGCGTGCGGACCTCGACGGCCATGATCGGCTCGAGGATCGCCGGACCGGCCTTGCGAGCCGCTTCCTTGTAGGCGATCGAGCCGGCGATCTTGAACGCCATCTCGGACGAGTCGACGTCGTGCGCCGCGCCGTCCTTGAGGGTGGCCTTTACGCCGACCGTCGGGTAGCCCGCGAGGATGCCGACCTGCATGGCGTCCTGGATACCGGCGTCCACCGACGGGATGTACTCGCGCGGGACACGGCCACCGGAGGTCGCGTTGACGAACTCGTAGACCTTCTCGCTCGTGACCTCCATCGGCTCGAGCGCGATCTGCACCTTCGCGAACTGACCGGAGCCACCGGTCTGCTTCTTGTGGGTGTAGTCGTAGCGCTCGACGACCTTGGTCAGCGTCTCGCGGTAGGCCACCTGGGGCTTGCCGACGCTGGCCTCGACGTGGAACTCGCGCTTCATGCGGTCGACGAGGATGTCGAGGTGGAGCTCGCCCATGCCCTTGATCGTCGTCTGACCGGTCTCGGCGTTGAGCTCGACGCGGAACGTCGGGTCCTCTTCGGCGAGCTTCTGGATGGCCGTGGAGAGCTTCTCCTGGTCGGCCTTCGTGTTCGGCTCGATGGCGACCTCGATGACCGGCTCCGGGAACGTCATCGACTCGAGGACGACCTGGTTGGTCGGGTCGCACAGGGTGTCACCGGTGGTGGTGTCCTTGAGGCCGATGACCGCGTAGATGTGCCCAGCGGTCACGTTGCCGACCGGGTTCTCCTTGTTGGAGTGCATCTGGAAGATCTTGCCGATGCGCTCCTTCTTGCCCTTGGTCGAGTTGATGACCTGTGCACCGGACTCGATCGAGCCGGAGTACACGCGGACGTAGGTGAGGCGACCGAAGAACGGGTGCACCGCGACCTTGAACGCGAGGGCGGAGAACGGCTCGGAGGCATCCGGCTTGCGGATGATCTCCTTCTCCTCGTCCTTGACGTCGTGGCCGATCATCGGCGGCACGTCGAGCGGGGACGGGAGGTAGTCGATGACCGCGTCGAGCATCGGCTGGACGCCACGGTTCTTGAACGCAGAACCGCAGAGGACCGGGTAGAGCGTGCTGCTCACCGTGAGGGCACGGATCGCGGCCTTGATCTCGGCTACCGAGAAGTCGGTGTCGCCGTCGAGGTACCGCTCCATGAGGACGTCGTCAGCCTCGGCCACGCGCTCGATGAGCTTCTCGCGGTACTCGGCGGCACGGTCCTGCAGGTCGGCCGGGATCTCCTCGATGGTGTACTTGGCACCCATCTCGACGTCACCCTTGGCGTCGCCGCGCCAGGTGAGCGCACGCATCTGGACCAGGTCGACGACACCCTCGAAGGAGCTCTCGGCACCGATCGGCAGCTGGAGCACGAGCGGCTCCGCGCCGAGGCGGTTCACGATCGTGTCGACGGTGTAGTAGAAGTCCGCGCCGAGCTTGTCCATCTTGTTGACGAAGCAGATGCGGGGGACGTCGTACTTGTCGGCCTGACGCCACACGGTCTCGGACTGGGGCTCGACGCCCTCTTTCCCGTCGAAGACGGCGACGGCACCGTCGAGGACGCGGAGCGAGCGCTCCACCTCGACCGTGAAGTCGACGTGACCGGGGGTGTCGATGATGTTGATCTGGTTGTTGTCCCAGAAGCAGGTCGTCGCGGCCGACGTGATCGTGATGCCGCGCTCCTGCTCCTGCGCCATCCAGTCCATCGTCGCAGCGCCGTCGTGGACCTCACCGATCTTGTGCGTGATGCCCGTGTAGAACAGGATGCGCTCGGTCGTCGTGGTCTTGCCGGCATCGATGTGCGCCATGATGCCGATGTTGCGGACCTTGTTCAGGTCGGTGAGCACGTCCTGTGCCACAGGGTTCCTCCGGAAGAGTTGTAGGAGAGGTTGGCGTCCGTCCGGGCGCCGGAGTTCTTGACCACCGACGCCCGGACGGTGCCGGGACTACCAGGCCAGCCTGACGAGTGTCAGACCTACCAGCGGTAGTGGGCGAAGGCCTTGTTCGACTCGGCCATCTTGTGCGTGTCCTCACGGCGCTTGACCGCGGCACCGAGACCGTTCGACGCGTCGAGGATCTCGTTCATGAGACGCTCGGTCATCGTCTTCTCGCGACGGGCCTTGGCGTACGAGGTGAGCCAGCGGAGCGCGAGGGTGTTCGCGCGGTGCGGCTTGACCTCGACCGGCACCTGGTAGGTCGAGCCACCGACACGGCGGCTGCGGACCTCGAGGGTCGGACGGACGTTGTCGAGCGCCTTCTTGAGCGTCACGACGGCATCCTGCTGGTTCTTGGCGGTGACCCCTTCGAGTGCGTCGTAGACGATGCGCTCGGCGAGGCCCTTCTTGCCGTCCAGCAGGATCTTGTTCACGAGCTGCGAGACGATCGGCGCGCCGTAGACCGGATCTGCGACGACGGGACGCTTGGGGGCGGGACCCTTACGAGGCATTGGCTCAACCCTTCTTCGCGCCGTAGCGGCTACGAGCCTGCTTACGGTTCTTCACGGCCTGCGTGTCGAGCGCGCCGCGGATGATCTTGTAGCGGACACCGGGGAGGTCCTTCACACGACCGCCGCGCACGAGCACCATCGAGTGCTCCTGGAGGTTGTGGCCCTCACCGGGGATGTAGGCCGTGACCTCGGTACCGTTCGAGAGCTTCACACGAGCGA
It includes:
- the rplW gene encoding 50S ribosomal protein L23, producing MSGFNKDPRDIIISPVVSEKSYGLIDQGKYTFIVDPRSNKTEIKLAIEKIFDVKVASINTLNRPGKTRRTRFGLGKRKDTKRAIVTLKSGSIDIFTAVG
- the rplD gene encoding 50S ribosomal protein L4 gives rise to the protein MATTTATTIDVLDASGTKSGSVELPAELFDVETNVPLIHQVVTAQLAAARQGTHKTKNRGEVRGAGRKPFKQKGTGRARQGSVRAPEHTGGGVVHGPTPRDYSQRTPKKMIAAALLGSLSDRARGGRISAVEGFVEAEVPSTKTARTLLEKVAPVKHVLVVLESDDELTLKSIRNLPNVHALSYGQLNAYDVLKADALVFSKSALDAFIASKTAKEISA
- the rplC gene encoding 50S ribosomal protein L3; protein product: MANSTKSVKGLLGKKLGMTQVWDENNKFIPVTVIEVGPNVVTQIRNVERDGYEAIQIAAGAIDPRKVNKPAAGHFEAAGVTPRRTLTEIRTNDSAEYTLGQELTVDTFEAGQKVDVVGTSKGKGFAGVMKRHGFHGVGASHGAHRNHRKPGSIGASSTPSRVFKGMRMAGRMGGDRVTVLNLTVHAVDAEKGLLLVKGAIPGARGRSVFVRTAVKGK
- the rpsJ gene encoding 30S ribosomal protein S10; translation: MAGQKIRIRLKSYDHEVIDTSARKIVDTVTRAGATVVGPVPLPTEKNVVTVIRSPHKYKDSREHFEKRTHKRVIDIVDPTPKAVDSLMRLDLPADVNIEIKL
- a CDS encoding DarT ssDNA thymidine ADP-ribosyltransferase family protein, with amino-acid sequence MTDECIHGFETELCDICAPRQRAASEIPTPTPRRTRITTSLRTVPGQAATPASSLRSPVPDLPEARDFASLRAHHVTHVDNLDDIVGSGAILASDAVTPVVDVASPAARTARAEATAPDGSPVASHVPFTLSPDATRWDELRSGAEGERWSDAARRTKATEYIMLVVPVSAFGESVIVADQDAEAEDVRFAVGPGAATNLIRRTDFTDPEMLGLELLAGPSVPFSAVAVIGVPNDRVRQTVKAVLQDHGGHAPRVAVFPPWFVPPVVAE
- a CDS encoding DNA topoisomerase IB encodes the protein MTRLRRSATNGRGYHRVRSGRGFSYRDPDGKTVTDPEVRQRLEDFVIPPAWDDVWISPYENGHILATGIDGAGRRQYMYHPGWRERMDRIKYDRALALAESLPAARRMVTQDLRRPEPDRQRALAAAFRMLDQGSLRVGSERYASEHGSRGLSTLLCAHAHVSGDDIELDFPGKSGQEWSSSIHDPDLAPVIAGMKRRGPNARLLSFRERRGAEWEPLSAEDINAYVKERAGEEFTAKDFRTLHGTVAAAVDLAQTGPQSSQAKRKKAVSHAVKVASDELGNTPTVCRQSYIDPRLLDAYDHGETIDPRRIHAAESEVRALLYRQ
- the tuf gene encoding elongation factor Tu, which translates into the protein MAKAKFERTKPHVNIGTIGHVDHGKTTLTAAITKVLHDQYPDLNEARDFAQIDSAPEERDRGITINISHVEYQTEKRHYAHVDAPGHADYVKNMITGAAQMDGAILVVAATDGPMPQTREHVLLARQVGVPYIVVALNKSDMVDDEEILELVELEVRELLGSQEFDEDAPVVQVSALKALEGDEKWVKSVQDLMAAVDESVPDPVRSTDQPFLMPIEDVFTITGRGTVVTGRVERGTLDLNSEVEIVGIRATQKTTVTGIEMFRKLLDKAVAGDNTGLLIRGLKREDVERGQVVVKPGSVTPHTDFKANAYILTKDEGGRHNPFYANYRPQFYFRTTDVTGVITLPEGTEMVMPGDTVSMSVELIQPIAMEPGLRFAIREGGRTVGAGTVEEITK
- the fusA gene encoding elongation factor G — protein: MAQDVLTDLNKVRNIGIMAHIDAGKTTTTERILFYTGITHKIGEVHDGAATMDWMAQEQERGITITSAATTCFWDNNQINIIDTPGHVDFTVEVERSLRVLDGAVAVFDGKEGVEPQSETVWRQADKYDVPRICFVNKMDKLGADFYYTVDTIVNRLGAEPLVLQLPIGAESSFEGVVDLVQMRALTWRGDAKGDVEMGAKYTIEEIPADLQDRAAEYREKLIERVAEADDVLMERYLDGDTDFSVAEIKAAIRALTVSSTLYPVLCGSAFKNRGVQPMLDAVIDYLPSPLDVPPMIGHDVKDEEKEIIRKPDASEPFSALAFKVAVHPFFGRLTYVRVYSGSIESGAQVINSTKGKKERIGKIFQMHSNKENPVGNVTAGHIYAVIGLKDTTTGDTLCDPTNQVVLESMTFPEPVIEVAIEPNTKADQEKLSTAIQKLAEEDPTFRVELNAETGQTTIKGMGELHLDILVDRMKREFHVEASVGKPQVAYRETLTKVVERYDYTHKKQTGGSGQFAKVQIALEPMEVTSEKVYEFVNATSGGRVPREYIPSVDAGIQDAMQVGILAGYPTVGVKATLKDGAAHDVDSSEMAFKIAGSIAYKEAARKAGPAILEPIMAVEVRTPEEYMGDVIGDLNSRRGQIASMEDASGVKVVRASVPLSEMFGYVGDLRSKTSGRAVYSMTFETYSQVPAKVAEEIIAKNAGE
- the rpsG gene encoding 30S ribosomal protein S7, whose translation is MPRKGPAPKRPVVADPVYGAPIVSQLVNKILLDGKKGLAERIVYDALEGVTAKNQQDAVVTLKKALDNVRPTLEVRSRRVGGSTYQVPVEVKPHRANTLALRWLTSYAKARREKTMTERLMNEILDASNGLGAAVKRREDTHKMAESNKAFAHYRW
- the rpsL gene encoding 30S ribosomal protein S12, giving the protein MPTIQQLVRKGRSPKVTKTKAPALKANPQQRGVCTRVYTTTPKKPNSALRKVARVKLSNGTEVTAYIPGEGHNLQEHSMVLVRGGRVKDLPGVRYKIIRGALDTQAVKNRKQARSRYGAKKG